The Punica granatum isolate Tunisia-2019 chromosome 4, ASM765513v2, whole genome shotgun sequence sequence ATATATGGAACTTGTGAGAATTTAAATTGTCCATCGAACCGCAATTCTGTCGAAACAACAATGTCATGTTTTTAAGCCGTTGAGCTGACATTAACCTCAATTGCATACTCATCAATTGGCACTTCTTTCCTCTTCAGTGGGTTTTTCTACCAATATagtttttcataattataaaGACGTACCAGAAGAGAAATTCTAGTACTTTAAATGAGAGAGACTATAACATATGCTATTAAGACGATATTAGACATCAACTAAAAATGAATAGGTAGGACATATTATATATGGAagtaataattcttttttttgtacGGCTTTGTTTCGTCACCATGACAAGTTGTCATGGTAGAATCCCCTTTCCTTTCAATGGTTTTTATGGGGATaggagcagagagagagagtcaatGGTAGAGAGATGTTCAAAACTTTATAATTTTACTATGTttgtttataaaattaaaattaaatttattttatcttatcttattttactttttcttaattcatcaatataatcattattttttatttttttttcaaattttctctcttatttttattatttattttacaattaattttaatattaaattctttcgactattcaatatttttcctcattttcaacattttttttctaaattcaataacacaataattactttttaaaattttcttcaaatCCTCTCGTATATTTTTcccattatttttatttctttaaatcaaattaaattaaactcaACTTTGTTACCAAATGCAAAAATACTTCTAAGTTTGTTCGTCCCTGTGAGAGAACAAACGATGTACGTAGAGAGTAAGTCGGTGTATATAAAAAGTAGATTGATGTATATGTACTTTATGTAAACAGTGATGAACTTGATGTATACAGagacaaaattaatatataaaagaacgCAATTGatgccaaaaaaataataataaggatCCAATTGATGTATATTTGTCCATCTCAGGACAACCGTTAATTCACTCTGTTTTTATCGACCTACCATACGTACTTAATGTCCATCTTTAGAAATAAGATTGTAATGAAGTATAATAATCACCATTGCGATAATAAGATTGTAGTGAAGTATCATTTAAAATATGAATACAATGAAATCTATAGAAATCTGACCATCAATGGATTCAGATTGCGACGGTTGAATGCGAATTCTGCAACACACAGCGGAAAACTCGCGAACATCTTTTTTTTGAATGTCCAATCACTCAGGAAATTTGGAGGAGTTTGTTGGCTCGAGTTGGCCTGCACCGTAATTTGGTGAGCTGAAATACGGAATTCTGTTGGATTTCTTCTCTTCGAGGTAAGAAGCTCGATGTAATTTGTTTAAAACTTCTATGGACTCACTACATATATTGCATATGGCGTGAGAGGAACACAAGGATTTATCAAAGGCCCAGCTCCTCTCCAGAGGCTATTGTTCGGAAGATTTTTGCAGATGTGAAAGCAAAGATTTGTGTTTACCCACGACTCTCTCACAAAATTGTAAATTCTATCATAGCCAATCATATGTTGAGCCCTCTGATATAGCTCTTAGCTTGCAGATGTTTTTGGTAGTTGCTGATAGTTTTGTTGGATAAATGGCTCTTGATGTACATCCATTTTGTTTAATGAAAGTCGCTTCCAtttatccataaaaaaaactatCCGTTGACTGAGAGCTTGGTGAATTTAATTGGGATCAAGGATTGGGTGGTTGTATtcaataaattcaaaaaaaaaaaggcaaaaggaAATGGGTGACTCTGATTATTTCATTGCTCTAATGATGATTGACCATCTCTTTTTTTCGTCCATTGTTAATTTCGTCTTTCATCTTGAACATCTAAGTCTTTCTTgccccaaaaacaaaaaagaaccAACATGTAAATGTAATTTATTAGATGCAATGCACGAAAAATTAACGGGACGCTCACAAAACTTATAGTCCATGTAGTCGCAATTAATCGATTTAATTAACTTTTGGTGTATGGACTTTATTTCACCAAAGAAAGTGGGCAAAATGGTTGAAGGCCAGAGGCGAACGTTTCTACGGGAAGGTGCCCCCGATGTCGAAGAAAAACCATCTTTCGTTCAGCCTGTGATCTGCTTTCCCGAGCCATCCATCATCATTTGTATGACAAATCAATGACCTCCCCTCCCTCCTTTTTCTTGCAATGGCCTCTCTAGTCCCTGCACCGCACTCTCTCAGTATCCTCACGCTTTCTTTGTCGCTCAAGCTTGCGAAATTGCCATCGGTTTGGTACAATTGAGAATTATTTTGAGCTTCCGTTGCTGTCTATCAACATAAATGGGAACAAATGATATATTCTCGCCTCCTAACCTCGTGTCGGTCATCTCAAGCCTTAAGTGTATCACGTGGCAAATATAACAGATCAATCCTGATACGCATAATACGCGCCTAACCACATGGTTTGTGCAGAGTACGTATTAGCTACATCTCTATCGGTTCATTGCACAAGGCGACCCTGAGTAATTCCGTCGAGTATTTTCTTGTCCCACTAATACGCGGTTTGCCAGATCACGCAGGTCCACGTCAAACCAAGCCTACCCCATACGATGACCCACTTAGGCCCAGGCCCAGGCCCAAGCCCATTATGTCCTAACTCTGTCCGAGGAGCATCAAGCCAgcccgagagagagagagagagagagagagagagagagaggagtgaAGAAACTCCGGTTGGAGCGAGCGCGATGAAGTTCACGGACTCGCCGGTGATCGAGCTGCGCGTGCGCGACACGCTCCTCTCCCTCCACCAGGACAACGGCTCCATCCACGTCGGCACCTCCGTGTGGCCCTGCTCCCTCGTCCTcgttaagttcgccgagcgcTGGGCCCACTCCCGAGACCCCAACCCCTACGCCGCCCTCCTCGACTTCCGCTCCAAGCGCGCCGTCGAGCTCGGCACCGGCTGCGGCGGCGCCGCCATGGGCCTCTTCCTCCTCGGCCTCACCGACGTCGTCCTCACCGACATCCCCGCCGTCATGCCGGCCCTCAAGCACAACCTCAAGCGCAACAAGCCCGCCCTCGGCAAGGCCCTGAAGACCGCCGTGCTCTGCTGGAACAACCCCGACCAGATCAAAGCCCTGAACCCTCCCTTCGACGTCGTGATCGCCACCGACGTGGTCTACATTGAGGAGTCGGTGCGCCATCTCGTGTCGGCTACGGCGGCCCTCGTGAAGCCAGACGGGGTTGTCCTGTTGGGGTACCAGCTGAGGTCTCCGGAGGCGGATAAGCTCTTCTGGGAGCTTTGCGATGAGGCCTTCGACAAGGAGAAGGTGCCGCACGAGCACCTGCACCCTGAGTACGCGTACGAGGAGGCCGATGTCTTCATTctaaggaagaagaggaatcATGAGCAGAATTCGTGAGTTTGCTACCTCAGCTGTCTCTGGTTTTTGCTGCTATGCTATGTTTCAATAGGCTAAGGCTTCGAGGAATTGACATTGCGACACGGGATCTGCTTATTCCTGTTTCTTGTCGTGCACATGTTTTGGGTTGATTCGACTTGTTGATCGGACTGCGTAAGTCGGTATGCGAGTGTGCATATCGATAGCAAGAAGTGCTTGTAGCTGTAGGATACATCATCTGAAAACCGACACCTTCTTTGTCTGAAAACAATGAGAACTTTTGCCATAAAGATGAGTGACAGAAGGCTTGATTATGCTCGCAATAAGCCAATGTCATGCTTAGTCTAACAGGAACTTCCGATACTCGGGTGTAATGCTTTCCCATCCAATTGTACCTTTTGATTAGTGATCATGTAAAATCTCTACTGTGTAAAGTACATGCCATCGCCATAGAAGCCATCCTCAAGTGTGACAGTATATGTGCCTTAGTTTATTAAGCTTCGCGCGTCATCCATAGGTTTCAGCAAATTAATCACGATATTGTCAATAGACGAACTCTCGGGAAGTTAAGACAGGGAGCTGAGAAAAGATTTCCTCGGGAATTTGGTGCAGTTGTTAGTATGATTTGTAATCAAACTACACAGAAACTATTGCACCCAATGCATGTTTACTTAAGTAGAAGATGCAATACCCTGAGACCACATGCTGAATAAAGAAAATCTGTATTGCACGATGTTGTCTCTCTGGCGTAGATGGTTGATCTGTCTTGCTGGCCATGCTGGATTTCGGAGAAAACCGGCAGGCTCGATCCTGAGAAACCACTGATAATCCAAGCACGAAACCGGAAATGTCGAGAAAATCCTGTAGAACATGGCACCTGTCCAACCACCTCACTGCAGAAACAGTCGTAACATCCAGCTCCTGGCACCAGCCCTCCCCCACGAAGTTAAAGTGCATAAAGCTTCCATGACTGTATCGTTAAAGATCTCTTGTTGCTCTTTGTATCGGCCTCTCGGTGCTCCCTCCTCTGCCTCACGGACATTGTTACGGACCTAAGCGGCAAGGTCGGGCATGGGTTTCCCGCCAACCAGGGGCCCCTAAATTATCAACCGTTCCAAGGTGAATCTGTAGATTAAGCCGGCATGAGACCAAGTACAGGCTCAAGGCAATGGACTTCCTCCACACGTTCATGTCAGTGGTGTTAAGAATAGTTGTCTTCTTTGATGCCAACATAACTGCTTCTTCTCGGAGCAGTCAATACCGGACACAATTGCAATCGAAGGTCATATGGAACCGTCGTCTTATCCTCCTTTGCCTCTCCTCCAAGCACCACCCTATCGACTTCCTGTAAGAGCCTTCTCCTGGTCACTTCATCAGTGCTACATCAAATACAATAGTCTCGATCGACTTCCCATATGAGCCTTCTCCTGGTAACTTCATCAGTGCTACATCAAATACAATACTCTCAATGAACCGTCTTCTTCTTACAAAATTGACGAGTCAGAAACAATATATGGAAGGGATCGGAGATCGAACAATAAGTGCATTGGCCATTGATCAAGAACCAATCAGGTATCAACTCTTCTCAAGTGTAGCAGATGTGAACAAATAATTCAGCGCTTGATCCATAGCAGCCTAAAGGCCAGGCCAAGTTTATTTCATCTCTCCACAGCAAATGAAGACTCGATTTTGGGACAGTTCTAGATCGAGATGACCAAAAAGAGACCGATACAACATCCCGCCCTCAATACACCAGCCTATACTTGAAAAGCTACAGCACTTTCTCCACAAACACCCTAAGCAGACCACCGTATACTACTTATACTGTAATATGATACAAATCCATGCGGACACTTTCTATGAGACCCACATCGAACTCACACTCACTTTTAGTAACCAACACCGAAGAGTTTCCTGATCCCAGCCTTTTGCTCTGAAGTCAACCTCGTTGGGAACTTGATGTTGAACTTGATCCTCAGGTTACCTTTCTTGGTCGGGTCTTTCTGAAGAGGCATGCCTTCTTTAGGGACTACCTCCTCGTAGTTGGGATGGATCACATTGTTGATGGGGATGGTCAAGCTCCTCCCATCAAGGGTCGTGAGGTGAACTGTGTATCCCGTTAAGGCTTCTGCTAGAGTGATAGTCTTCGTAACAATTAAGTCGTTTCCTTCACGCGTGAACACACTGTGGGGCTTCTCGTCAATGATGAAGACAAGGTCTGCTGGGGTCACGTTTGGCTGCTCATTACCCTTCTCTGGGAAAGTGATCTTCGTTCCCTTCTTCCAGCCTGGTTTTATATCAATTGTCAAGATCTCCTCGACCTGCATAGTCTTCCTGAAGCAATGAAGAGGACAAAGCCATATAAGTTTAACATCCAATTACTTATGTAATTGAGATGTCGAACAAAAGACACACACAAGAAAGAACTATAGACCAAAAATTCAATGTCAGTAATGCGCAATTAAGAACATTAGTTTTTTATCCGCAAACGAAATGCTATTGACACGATCTAATGGTAAACTCCGATTGTCATCTATCAGAAGCGTTATAATTCTTCAAAAAATCTTCTTTAGTGGTCATCTCATTGATCAAAATTACTTCATAAAGCAAGCACGTCAAGTTCATTAATCTACTACGAATGAATGCTAAGATCAAAGCACGTTAAGTACATTAATCTACTACGAATCAACACTAAGATCAATGCGAAAATGAGCTAAGCAAATTCAGTAATCAAATTTAAACATCCAAATTGGATGAACTGTTTTTTTATCCTAAAAAGGATAAACAACCGGGGTAGAACAGACACTTACCCACTCACATCCGCAATCTCTCTAGagattttcatctttttcGTGGTCCCTTTGTAGAGATCCTCCAGGCTGCAAGGCAACCTGTTCTCAATAGGAGGAGCTTTCCTCGAGGCAGACTGGTACGCGGAACCTCCCCTTCCTGCTCCTTCTCCGAAGGAACTAAAGATATCGTCGCCAAAACTGCTACTTGAGAACCTCGAACCTCTCATGCCTCCCATTCCTCCACCACTTCCCATGCTTCCCATTCCACCAAACGGGCTCGAGAACCCAAAGAACTCCGCGAAGATGTCGTCTGCGCTTCTGGGGTTAAACCGGAATGATGTTGGGCCGTCCCCAGTGGAGAAGAAGGTGGTGCCCCCGGGGCCACCGGCATCAG is a genomic window containing:
- the LOC116204507 gene encoding EEF1A lysine methyltransferase 3, coding for MKFTDSPVIELRVRDTLLSLHQDNGSIHVGTSVWPCSLVLVKFAERWAHSRDPNPYAALLDFRSKRAVELGTGCGGAAMGLFLLGLTDVVLTDIPAVMPALKHNLKRNKPALGKALKTAVLCWNNPDQIKALNPPFDVVIATDVVYIEESVRHLVSATAALVKPDGVVLLGYQLRSPEADKLFWELCDEAFDKEKVPHEHLHPEYAYEEADVFILRKKRNHEQNS
- the LOC116204506 gene encoding dnaJ homolog subfamily B member 13-like, with translation MGVDYYKILGVDRSAKDDDLKKAYRKLAMKWHPDKNPNNKKEAEAKFKQISEAYDVLSDPQKRAVYDQYGEDGLKGQMPPPDAGGPGGTTFFSTGDGPTSFRFNPRSADDIFAEFFGFSSPFGGMGSMGSGGGMGGMRGSRFSSSSFGDDIFSSFGEGAGRGGSAYQSASRKAPPIENRLPCSLEDLYKGTTKKMKISREIADVSGKTMQVEEILTIDIKPGWKKGTKITFPEKGNEQPNVTPADLVFIIDEKPHSVFTREGNDLIVTKTITLAEALTGYTVHLTTLDGRSLTIPINNVIHPNYEEVVPKEGMPLQKDPTKKGNLRIKFNIKFPTRLTSEQKAGIRKLFGVGY